In Citrus sinensis cultivar Valencia sweet orange chromosome 4, DVS_A1.0, whole genome shotgun sequence, one DNA window encodes the following:
- the LOC102616314 gene encoding ubiquinone biosynthesis protein COQ4 homolog, mitochondrial: MIQGARVQLNGWQQVAVAVGSAVGALLDPRRADLIAALGETTGRPAFESVLQRMKRSPEGRAVLLERPRVIYEKVGHAWDLPPNTFGAAYASFMGSRNFSPDDRPPVRFMDTDELAYVAMRAREVHDFWHTLFGLPTNLIGESALKVIEFQQMYLPMCFLSVIGGSARFSEKQRKLFFQHYFPWAIRAGMQSTDLMCVYYEQHFHEDLEDLRKKWGIVPSPAAPV; the protein is encoded by the exons ATGATACAAGGTGCGCGAGTGCAGCTGAATGGGTGGCAACAGGTAGCGGTTGCTGTTGGTTCAGCAGTTGGTGCGTTGCTAGACCCACGAAGAGCGGATCTAATAGCAGCTCTTGGAGAGACCACTGGCAGGCCTGCTTTTGAAAGTGTACTTCAGAGAATGAAGAGGAGCCCTGAAGGCAGA GCAGTACTGTTGGAGCGACCACGGGTTATATATGAAAAAGTAGGCCATGCGTGGGATCTACCACCAAACACATTTGGTGCTGCCTATGCAAGTTTTATGGGATCCAGGAACTTCTCTCCAGATGATCGCCCACCAGTGCGGTTCATGGACACAGATGAACTAGCATATGTGGCCATGCGGGCTCGTGAGGTGCACGACTTCTGGCACACCCTTTTTGGTCTTCCCACCAACTTGATTGGTGAGTCTGCTCTAAAAGTAATAGAGTTCCAGCAAATGTACCTTCCAATGTGCTTCTTATCAGTTATAGGGGGCTCTGCCAGATTTAGTGAGAAGCAAAGGAAACTGTTCTTCCAACACTACTTTCCATGGGCCATCCGGGCTGGCATGCAGTCCACAGATCTCATGTGTGTGTATTACGAGCAGCACTTTCACGAGGATTTGGAGGATCTTCGAAAGAAATGGGGAATAGTCCCTTCTCCTGCTGCTCCTGTATGA
- the LOC102615827 gene encoding protein SPIRAL1-like 1: protein MGRGVSSGGGQSSLGYLFSDGEAPKPAAKEGQAQNNAPTQKPAPVAQPVDITKQLPAGINSTSMNNYMRADGQNTGNFITDRPSTKVHAAPGGGSSLGYLFGGGSN from the exons ATGGGTCGTGGAGTTAGCAGTGGTGGGGGGCAGAGTTCATTGGGCTATCTGTTCAGCGATGGAGAGGCTCCAAAACCAGCTGCAAAAGAAGGGCAGGCTCAAAACAACGCTCCTACCCAGAAGCCTGCTCCTGTTGCTCAACCAGTAGATATTACCAAGCAGCTTCCTGCTGGTATCAACAGTACTTCAATGAACAACTATATGCGGGCAGATGGTCAGAACACTGGCAACTTCATTACG GATCGGCCTTCAACCAAGGTCCATGCTGCCCCCGGTGGTGGATCTTCACTAGGTTACCTCTTTGGTGGTGGCAGCAACTGA